GTTTATTCGCAAGAACCAAAAGTTTATCCGCAAATAAACAAATTTATTCGCAAAAAACCCTTTTTATTCGCAAACTGGAAATTATCGCGGATTTTTTCCAGCACCAAGTCCGCTCTCGTAGATTTTCACATTAGCATAAATGGCAGATAAAATCGGTGCCGTCAATCCAGACTGCTCAGCTTTCTTCAGCAAGTAGCCAAATAGGTGATCAGCTTCTGTCAGCAGTGACTTTTCCATATCACGCTGAAGGGAGGATTTCATTCCATGGCCGATTTCCTTCATTCTCCCCAGGATACCATCCATAGCTCCTGCTGCCAGAGGGGCATCGATTTTATCCATGATTTCCGCAGTTTCATGCACCAGGCTCTCGATTGTTTTCCAGCCGTTCTCCTGATCGCGTATTGGACCGATCGGCGACCTGAACAGGGAGGTAATACCGCTCAGTGAAGTGATGAATAAGTATTTATGCCACATTTCCTGCTGAATTTTTTCAGAAAGGTGGAAGCTTGCTTTTGTTCCGCTAAATGCTTCTTCAAGCTGCAAGATTCGTTCAGTTTTTTCGCCATTTCGTTCACCGAAGACCAAATCATGGATGGGACTGGTTTGAACTATTTTTCCATCTTGAGTCAGGGTAGTCTCGATAAAGCAAAGGCCTCCAATCACTTTTTCAGCACCGAATGCTTCTGTCAGCACATCAAGATGTGCTATTCCGTTCAATAATGGCAGTACCATCGTTTCGTCTCCAACATAATGCTTGATGCTCTCAACCGCGCCATCCAGATGATAGGACTTTGTGGATACAAGAATTACGTCATATGGTTCCG
This window of the Mesobacillus jeotgali genome carries:
- a CDS encoding ketopantoate reductase family protein; this translates as MKILIVGAGAIGGYFGGRLLEKGEDVTFLVREKRQQQLRSNGLLVESIHGDMRFAEPKTILAGENTEPYDVILVSTKSYHLDGAVESIKHYVGDETMVLPLLNGIAHLDVLTEAFGAEKVIGGLCFIETTLTQDGKIVQTSPIHDLVFGERNGEKTERILQLEEAFSGTKASFHLSEKIQQEMWHKYLFITSLSGITSLFRSPIGPIRDQENGWKTIESLVHETAEIMDKIDAPLAAGAMDGILGRMKEIGHGMKSSLQRDMEKSLLTEADHLFGYLLKKAEQSGLTAPILSAIYANVKIYESGLGAGKNPR